A single genomic interval of Nostoc commune NIES-4072 harbors:
- a CDS encoding GMC family oxidoreductase, which produces MPLSGSYTRVLGGTTMHWEAKTPRMLPEDFKLLTHYGQGLDWPIEYQDLEPYYRKAEYEMGVCGDVDEQKQLGIEFPDGYVFPMEKLPPSYLDQKVIEKVNGTKVELYGTTHTLSFSTFPQARNGVPNPKYDAGNRFVPDGVTSVPPVQFGERCQGNANCVPICPVQAKYDARRTLGKAFATGRVHVLYQAVAYRVEYNHENGHISAIHYKHYENSNSSEYTTGIARGTLFVLATNAVENARLLLGSELPNTSGMIGRHLMDHPFTLAWALMPEVTGTMRGPLVTSGIGTFRKGDFRKLQSAFAVDIHNDGWGWATGSPKGEVEDAVDNKNKYGQELRQTLISRISRQLLLAFMCELLPEYGNRVTIDPRHKDKLGNYRPVINFNLPDYSRRTLAYTRKVSRVIFGRLGAEDFTNYDPKDPAYFEFEGEGYVYKGGNHFSGTHIMGTTRSNSVVDSYLRSWDHQNLYLVGAGSMPTIGSSNTTLTVAALSFRAAEQMLKELNSYNLQTSNLQTSNLQAI; this is translated from the coding sequence ATGCCCCTTTCGGGTTCCTATACAAGGGTTCTGGGCGGGACAACCATGCACTGGGAAGCAAAAACCCCACGGATGTTACCGGAAGATTTCAAGTTATTGACTCACTACGGCCAGGGTCTTGACTGGCCAATTGAGTATCAAGACCTTGAGCCGTACTACCGCAAAGCCGAGTACGAAATGGGGGTTTGTGGGGACGTAGATGAGCAAAAACAACTAGGCATCGAATTTCCAGATGGCTATGTTTTTCCTATGGAAAAGCTTCCCCCCTCTTACTTGGATCAAAAAGTCATTGAGAAAGTTAATGGGACTAAAGTTGAACTGTATGGCACAACCCATACATTAAGCTTTTCTACTTTTCCTCAAGCTCGCAATGGAGTACCCAATCCTAAATACGATGCTGGTAACCGCTTCGTTCCCGACGGAGTAACCAGTGTCCCTCCTGTTCAGTTTGGAGAACGTTGCCAAGGAAACGCTAACTGTGTTCCTATCTGTCCGGTTCAAGCGAAGTATGATGCTCGCAGAACTTTAGGTAAAGCCTTTGCAACCGGTCGGGTTCATGTACTCTACCAAGCGGTAGCTTATCGGGTAGAATATAACCACGAAAACGGTCACATCAGTGCCATTCACTATAAGCATTATGAGAATTCCAATTCTAGTGAGTACACTACAGGAATCGCTAGAGGAACATTATTTGTCTTAGCGACTAATGCGGTCGAAAACGCTCGCCTATTGCTCGGCTCTGAGTTGCCTAACACCAGTGGAATGATCGGGCGACATTTAATGGATCACCCTTTCACGTTAGCTTGGGCTTTGATGCCTGAAGTGACTGGCACTATGCGAGGGCCTCTGGTGACATCAGGAATTGGAACATTTCGTAAAGGCGATTTTCGTAAATTACAATCTGCCTTCGCGGTAGATATTCATAATGATGGTTGGGGATGGGCAACAGGATCGCCCAAGGGTGAAGTCGAAGATGCAGTTGACAATAAAAACAAATATGGCCAAGAACTTCGCCAGACATTGATTAGTCGAATTTCACGACAACTGCTGCTGGCTTTCATGTGTGAATTACTCCCCGAGTACGGTAACCGAGTAACCATAGATCCAAGGCACAAGGATAAACTGGGTAATTATCGTCCCGTTATTAACTTCAACCTACCCGACTACAGTCGCAGAACCCTTGCATACACCAGAAAAGTTTCTCGTGTAATCTTCGGGCGTTTAGGAGCAGAAGATTTTACTAACTACGATCCTAAAGACCCCGCCTATTTTGAGTTTGAGGGTGAAGGTTACGTATACAAAGGCGGAAACCACTTTTCGGGAACTCATATTATGGGAACAACGCGATCCAATTCAGTTGTTGATAGTTATCTGCGTTCTTGGGATCATCAAAATCTTTACCTAGTCGGCGCAGGAAGTATGCCAACCATTGGTAGTTCAAATACAACATTGACCGTTGCCGCGCTGAGTTTTAGAGCTGCCGAGCAGATGCTTAAAGAATTAAATTCTTATAATTTGCAAACCAGTAATTTGCAAACAAGTAATTTGCAAGCTATTTAA
- a CDS encoding DUF4904 domain-containing protein has product MNKCKKGKEEYREIIDYYFRSFGTGDFLKVQFSSEIQFLSPISERTINGREEVVRFVSGVATRVSEVNVLSITIQYPRASGVWQMKTTKGTLYTLHNFFRLDEEGIVYIWPMFDPKAIIDNPEGLLQWLTGNGY; this is encoded by the coding sequence ATGAACAAATGTAAAAAGGGCAAAGAAGAATATCGCGAGATTATTGACTATTATTTCCGCTCCTTTGGAACAGGTGACTTTTTAAAGGTACAGTTTTCTTCTGAGATTCAATTTCTTAGCCCGATTAGTGAAAGGACTATCAATGGGCGTGAAGAAGTTGTGCGTTTTGTTAGCGGTGTTGCAACTCGTGTTTCTGAGGTGAACGTACTATCTATTACTATTCAATATCCGAGAGCAAGCGGTGTATGGCAGATGAAGACAACAAAAGGAACTCTATATACTCTGCACAACTTCTTCCGTCTTGATGAGGAAGGGATTGTGTATATATGGCCTATGTTCGATCCCAAAGCTATCATAGATAATCCTGAAGGTTTGCTTCAGTGGCTTACAGGCAACGGATACTAA
- the thiC gene encoding phosphomethylpyrimidine synthase yields the protein MRTEWVAKRRGQSNVSQMHYARQGVITEEMHYVAQRENLPADLIREEVARGRMIIPANINHTNLEPMAIGIASKCKVNANIGASPNSSNLQEEVDKLNLAVKYGADTVMDLSTGGGNLDEIRTAIINASPVPIGTVPVYQALESVHGTIENLTADDFLHIIEKHAQQGVDYQTIHAGILIEHLPLVRSRITGIVSRGGGILARWMLHHHKQNPLYTHFQDIIEIFKRYDVSFSLGDSLRPGCTHDASDEAQLAELKTLGQLTRKAWEDDVQVMVEGPGHVPMDQIEFNVRKQMEECSEAPFYVLGPLVTDIAPGYDHITSAIGAAMAGWYGTAMLCYVTPKEHLGLPNAEDVRNGLIAYKIAAHAADIARHRPGARDRDDELSKARYNFDWNRQFELSLDPERAKEYHDETLPADIYKTAEFCSMCGPKFCPMQTKVDADALTELEKFLAKEAVTHG from the coding sequence ATGCGGACAGAATGGGTTGCTAAACGACGTGGGCAGAGTAATGTATCTCAAATGCACTACGCCCGCCAAGGTGTTATCACCGAAGAAATGCACTACGTCGCCCAACGCGAAAATCTCCCTGCTGATCTGATTCGTGAGGAAGTGGCGCGGGGACGAATGATTATCCCTGCTAATATTAATCACACTAATTTAGAGCCGATGGCTATTGGCATCGCTTCTAAATGTAAAGTAAATGCTAATATCGGCGCTTCTCCCAACTCTTCTAATCTTCAGGAAGAAGTTGATAAGCTGAATCTGGCGGTAAAGTACGGTGCTGATACCGTGATGGATTTATCCACAGGCGGCGGTAATTTGGATGAAATTCGCACCGCCATCATCAACGCTTCCCCAGTTCCCATTGGTACAGTGCCAGTTTACCAAGCTTTAGAAAGCGTCCACGGCACAATCGAAAACCTGACTGCTGATGATTTTCTCCATATCATCGAAAAGCACGCCCAGCAAGGAGTAGACTATCAAACTATCCACGCTGGGATTTTGATTGAGCATTTGCCTTTGGTGAGAAGCCGCATCACTGGTATTGTCTCTCGCGGCGGCGGTATTTTGGCGCGGTGGATGCTGCATCACCACAAACAAAACCCGCTTTATACCCACTTCCAAGATATTATTGAGATTTTCAAAAGATATGATGTCTCCTTCAGTTTAGGAGATTCCCTGCGTCCTGGATGTACCCATGATGCCTCAGATGAAGCACAATTAGCTGAATTGAAAACCCTTGGACAGCTAACTCGCAAAGCCTGGGAAGATGATGTACAGGTAATGGTGGAAGGGCCTGGACACGTCCCAATGGATCAAATTGAATTCAACGTCCGTAAGCAAATGGAAGAGTGTTCTGAAGCACCTTTCTATGTTTTGGGGCCATTGGTAACAGACATTGCTCCCGGTTATGATCACATCACTTCAGCCATTGGAGCAGCAATGGCTGGATGGTACGGTACTGCGATGCTGTGCTATGTAACACCGAAAGAACATTTGGGTTTACCAAATGCCGAAGATGTGCGGAATGGGTTGATTGCCTATAAAATAGCGGCTCATGCGGCTGATATTGCTAGACATCGCCCTGGTGCAAGAGATAGAGATGATGAACTTTCTAAGGCGCGTTACAACTTCGATTGGAACCGTCAGTTTGAATTATCACTCGATCCAGAAAGAGCTAAGGAATATCACGATGAAACTTTACCAGCAGATATTTATAAAACTGCTGAGTTTTGTTCGATGTGTGGGCCTAAGTTCTGCCCAATGCAAACTAAGGTTGATGCTGATGCACTGACAGAATTAGAGAAGTTCTTGGCGAAAGAGGCGGTGACTCACGGCTAA
- a CDS encoding sugar phosphate isomerase/epimerase family protein, protein MSNSSSLPDIYLSFFLFTANLNPSDSEYRQTILTHIKELQKFGYTGFEFPIAFNEDKNYEKDIEDYASLRYSLDSEGLENVKIATNVGATRSLDLSSPYYEQRQAALEYLKSRIDITAALRGEIMMGPIVIPYGVFPTTDFNVPIWSDQLQEHLAIRYRNAQTIFDELGQYAEQQNVKLAIEPITHWETPGPNKLSQLIEFLDGVDSKQVGVVIDSAHEIIDGDGAEIFKEQVAYLAEQERLHYVQVSPPDRGALHTSWIPWQSFLEPILQVYDGPIAVEIFNAIPAFINSLRLTRRKFWIPGEDPENKYPSAYDIANEAIKVTRTELDKLKYLC, encoded by the coding sequence ATGAGTAACTCATCATCTTTGCCTGATATTTATCTGAGCTTCTTCCTGTTTACCGCCAATTTGAATCCTAGTGATTCTGAATATCGGCAAACAATTCTAACGCATATAAAAGAGCTTCAAAAATTTGGTTACACTGGCTTTGAATTTCCTATTGCATTTAATGAAGATAAAAATTACGAAAAAGACATTGAAGATTATGCTAGTTTGCGATATAGTCTGGACTCAGAAGGGTTAGAAAATGTAAAAATTGCTACTAATGTTGGGGCTACCCGTAGCCTCGATCTAAGTTCTCCCTACTATGAACAAAGACAAGCAGCACTAGAGTACCTCAAGTCAAGGATTGATATAACAGCTGCACTGAGGGGTGAAATTATGATGGGGCCGATTGTCATTCCTTATGGTGTATTTCCAACTACTGACTTTAATGTTCCAATTTGGAGCGATCAACTTCAGGAACATTTAGCAATTCGCTATCGCAATGCTCAGACAATATTTGATGAGTTAGGTCAATACGCAGAGCAACAAAATGTTAAATTAGCAATTGAACCAATTACTCATTGGGAAACCCCTGGCCCTAACAAATTATCGCAATTAATTGAGTTTTTAGATGGAGTTGATAGTAAACAAGTAGGAGTAGTGATTGATAGCGCTCACGAAATTATTGATGGTGATGGGGCTGAGATATTCAAAGAACAAGTGGCATATCTTGCCGAACAAGAAAGACTTCATTATGTACAAGTCTCTCCTCCCGATCGCGGGGCACTTCATACAAGCTGGATTCCTTGGCAATCATTTTTAGAACCAATTTTACAAGTCTATGATGGCCCGATCGCGGTAGAAATTTTCAATGCTATTCCTGCTTTTATTAACTCACTTCGTTTGACTCGGCGTAAGTTTTGGATTCCTGGAGAAGATCCTGAAAACAAATATCCAAGTGCCTATGATATTGCCAACGAAGCCATCAAAGTTACTCGAACAGAATTGGATAAACTCAAGTATTTATGTTAA
- a CDS encoding YybH family protein yields MKSSDKEKIRSVFEEVYAANVKSEDLCGYGEMYTEDALWMAPNVADRVGINDIVEGFSEQIANNKIDPIFTAEEIEVIGDFGYVLGISIATIHPKDGSPSKLVKFRALWLMKKQDNNWKISRQIWNNKPL; encoded by the coding sequence ATGAAATCGAGTGATAAAGAAAAGATCAGAAGTGTCTTTGAAGAAGTATATGCCGCTAATGTTAAATCTGAAGATTTATGTGGTTACGGCGAAATGTATACAGAAGATGCTCTTTGGATGGCGCCGAATGTCGCCGATCGCGTTGGGATTAATGACATTGTTGAAGGCTTTAGCGAACAGATTGCTAACAACAAGATCGATCCAATTTTCACTGCCGAAGAAATTGAAGTCATTGGCGATTTTGGTTATGTCTTAGGAATTTCTATTGCCACAATTCACCCAAAAGATGGTAGTCCATCAAAACTGGTTAAATTTCGGGCATTATGGTTAATGAAAAAACAGGATAATAACTGGAAAATTAGTCGTCAAATTTGGAATAATAAACCCTTGTAA
- the iolE gene encoding myo-inosose-2 dehydratase, translating to MSNSTGCNQFKYIGRLLVVLVALVFFGMTYFNYPATAATNRDKNSYLVSLVPPSKTTPIFDPAKVSLGITPTGWSNGDDPSIDLYPRIPYQQILSEIALSGFKGSQTSGKYPEDIGVLKRELKLRNLTISEPWVGTEFTVGKTDETWAEFKKQVQFMKQIGGSKSIVVAELGNAVHQQPVAPLPNRPKFTDEQWNALTQGLNQLGKKAKEEGMQISYHPHIGTGVENLADIDRLMANTNPEYVNLLLDTGHLYYAGVDPLEVTKKYADRIKHVHLKNIRQPVLDESIKKGWSFLGSIKKGVFTVPGDTKEGAIEFKPILNELANANYEGWLIVEAEQDPNKTNPLKNALIARSYLRDVTGL from the coding sequence ATGAGTAACTCTACAGGTTGTAATCAATTCAAGTATATTGGTCGCTTATTAGTTGTGTTAGTGGCATTAGTATTTTTCGGGATGACTTACTTTAATTATCCTGCCACTGCCGCTACAAATAGGGACAAAAACTCATATTTAGTGTCTTTAGTTCCGCCTTCAAAGACAACACCTATATTCGATCCAGCAAAAGTTTCTTTGGGCATTACGCCCACGGGTTGGAGCAATGGTGACGATCCTAGTATTGATCTCTATCCTCGTATTCCTTATCAGCAGATTCTGAGTGAAATAGCACTCTCCGGCTTCAAAGGGTCGCAAACATCAGGTAAGTATCCAGAAGATATCGGAGTTTTGAAAAGAGAGTTAAAACTTCGTAACTTGACTATTTCTGAACCTTGGGTAGGGACTGAATTCACTGTAGGAAAGACAGATGAAACCTGGGCTGAATTCAAGAAACAGGTGCAATTTATGAAACAAATTGGTGGTAGCAAAAGTATTGTGGTAGCGGAATTGGGTAACGCAGTTCATCAACAGCCAGTTGCACCTTTGCCTAACAGACCAAAGTTTACTGACGAGCAATGGAATGCTTTGACTCAAGGGTTGAATCAACTTGGTAAAAAAGCAAAGGAGGAAGGTATGCAAATATCTTACCATCCCCATATTGGTACAGGAGTAGAAAACTTGGCTGATATAGATCGCTTGATGGCAAATACCAATCCCGAATATGTTAATTTGCTGCTCGATACTGGTCATTTATACTACGCAGGAGTTGATCCTCTGGAAGTAACAAAGAAATATGCCGATCGCATCAAGCACGTTCACCTAAAAAATATTCGTCAGCCTGTTTTAGATGAGTCCATCAAAAAAGGTTGGAGCTTTTTAGGTTCGATCAAAAAAGGTGTGTTTACTGTTCCAGGAGACACTAAAGAAGGTGCAATTGAATTTAAACCAATTTTAAATGAGCTTGCTAATGCCAACTATGAAGGATGGCTCATAGTGGAAGCAGAACAAGATCCTAACAAAACAAATCCTTTGAAAAACGCACTAATAGCTCGTAGTTATCTACGTGATGTGACTGGTTTATAA
- a CDS encoding tetratricopeptide repeat protein — MNTEELLNQGLNHNLQGNYQEAMPPATPEGYAAYTEAIKLNPNYAEAYHNRGIILSSQLKDYRGAIADFNRAIEINPNFATAYYHRGNARYFLADYKGAIADYNQALQIDPNLAQSYHSRGNAYFALEKYDKAIADYIQTIETSTQLADNINVDIANAYHNRGVACFESGDHQGAIADFQQALQWHPNFAAAYSNRGNIHHILGNFHEAITDHDRALQLDPNLAEAYHNRGNAYYSLAEYQSAIANYNRALEINPKFAGAYYNRGLVLAHLKEYHRAIEDFNQALKFNPDDVQAYSERGLIRSTLGDYEGAIADYDQALKENPTLALVYGFRANARRRLGNYQGAIEDSNRLLQLNPNLAEGYCDRAAARRSLGDHKGAIKDYDRALQLNDNLAAAYYGRGIAREALQDLQGAIDDNTQAIELVPEFSQAYCNRGNARRLLGDEQGAIADYNQALEINPDLVEAYYNRGSTHYALEEYENAIADYTQALQINPQSAAFYSDRANAHYALEDYQGAIEDYSRAIAIDPSFAEDWYNRGRSRSLLGDLQGALADLNQALLRQPNWASAYILRADVYRNLGDYQRAITDFQKSADLYYQEGNIQYYQQIIELIEQLCNS, encoded by the coding sequence ATGAATACTGAAGAATTATTAAACCAAGGATTAAACCACAATTTGCAAGGGAATTATCAAGAGGCGATGCCTCCGGCAACCCCAGAGGGTTACGCAGCTTACACCGAAGCAATCAAGCTCAATCCTAACTATGCGGAAGCTTACCATAATCGGGGGATTATTCTAAGTAGTCAACTCAAAGATTATCGTGGTGCGATCGCAGATTTTAATCGCGCTATAGAAATCAATCCCAATTTTGCCACAGCCTATTATCACCGAGGTAATGCACGTTACTTTTTAGCTGATTACAAAGGAGCAATCGCAGACTATAACCAAGCATTACAAATCGATCCCAATCTCGCCCAATCTTACCACAGCCGGGGTAATGCTTACTTTGCCTTAGAAAAATACGATAAAGCGATCGCTGATTATATCCAAACAATAGAAACTAGTACCCAGTTAGCTGATAATATCAATGTTGATATTGCCAATGCTTATCATAATCGAGGTGTCGCTTGTTTTGAAAGCGGCGATCATCAAGGTGCGATCGCTGATTTTCAACAAGCTTTACAGTGGCATCCCAATTTTGCCGCAGCGTACAGCAATCGGGGTAATATTCACCATATCTTAGGAAATTTTCACGAAGCGATCACTGACCACGACCGAGCATTACAATTAGATCCAAACTTGGCAGAGGCTTATCATAATCGAGGTAATGCCTACTACTCTTTAGCAGAGTATCAAAGTGCGATCGCTAATTACAACCGCGCCCTAGAAATCAATCCTAAGTTTGCCGGAGCATATTACAATCGGGGACTGGTTCTTGCTCATCTCAAAGAATATCACCGAGCAATTGAGGATTTTAACCAAGCATTAAAGTTCAATCCTGATGATGTGCAAGCTTATTCTGAGCGAGGTCTAATTCGTAGTACCCTTGGGGATTATGAGGGTGCGATCGCAGATTATGATCAAGCGTTAAAAGAAAATCCGACTCTAGCTTTAGTATACGGCTTTCGGGCGAATGCTCGTCGCCGACTGGGAAATTATCAAGGTGCAATTGAAGATAGTAATCGCTTATTACAACTCAATCCTAATTTAGCAGAAGGATATTGCGATCGCGCGGCGGCTCGTCGTTCTTTAGGAGATCATAAAGGAGCAATTAAAGATTACGATCGGGCATTGCAATTAAATGATAACTTAGCCGCAGCTTATTACGGTCGGGGGATTGCTCGTGAAGCATTGCAAGATTTACAGGGAGCAATTGATGATAACACCCAAGCAATAGAGTTGGTTCCGGAATTTTCGCAAGCGTACTGCAATCGAGGAAATGCTCGTCGTCTTTTGGGAGATGAACAAGGAGCGATCGCAGATTATAATCAAGCATTAGAAATTAATCCCGATTTAGTTGAAGCATATTACAACCGAGGTTCTACCCATTACGCTTTAGAAGAATATGAAAATGCGATCGCAGATTACACCCAAGCATTACAAATAAATCCCCAATCTGCTGCATTTTACAGCGATCGGGCTAATGCTCACTATGCCCTAGAAGATTATCAAGGGGCAATAGAAGATTATAGTCGGGCGATCGCGATCGACCCTAGCTTTGCTGAAGACTGGTACAATCGGGGTCGTAGCCGTTCTCTATTGGGAGACTTACAAGGGGCGCTTGCAGACTTAAACCAAGCCTTGCTACGTCAGCCTAATTGGGCTTCAGCTTACATTCTTAGGGCAGATGTCTACCGCAATCTAGGAGACTATCAACGAGCAATTACAGATTTCCAGAAATCAGCAGACTTGTATTATCAAGAAGGAAATATCCAGTATTATCAACAAATTATTGAGTTAATTGAACAACTTTGTAATTCGTAA
- a CDS encoding S8 family serine peptidase has product MVQVRYGGQNGQQYELAISDEHLVVRTESRSALIGARPFEVAPVSPTARSILNEFELATRFRQAGVEILRAKVPTEGVALRDRARDILNQEPEVQFAGRVLVDPISQQPIIYTENLFLKFHSEEELTVCQEVLKRYDLTIKRQLEYTPNAYFVSASANTGIAIFDIAERLLNEESVDLCHPELVRELRQRQVFWQQWHLKQTTINGKVINAHVNVEAAWKLSDGTGTIIAIIDDGVDLDHEEFRSSGKIVAPRDVTRKTDNPRPGNDNNHGTGCAGVACANGNFGASGVAPGAKLMPIRLASALGSQDEADAFVWAAQNGADVISCSWGPADGVWYEPNDPVHKQKVPLPDSTRLAMEFAINKGRNGKGCVIFFAAGNGNESVDNDGYASYQKVIAVAACNDYGTRSAYSDFGQAVWCTFPSNNGDSSQTTGIWTTDRSGVVGYNSGNRNLGDVPGNYTNQFGGTSSACPGAAGVAALIIAKNPNLRWDEVRDIIKRSCDRIDQAGGKYDPNGRSPFYGYGRMNALKAVELAKPPEISPISRFQAVQDVPINDLQKSTLSLAIASTNLIKSIKVNVDIEHTFIGDLIVTLLPPAQTGVLPVILHDRQGGATDNIKTTYDEINTLKLAAFKGKNPQGTWTLEVSDKADADTGKIRSFTIEIGF; this is encoded by the coding sequence ATGGTTCAAGTTCGTTATGGTGGGCAGAATGGCCAACAATATGAACTTGCTATTAGTGACGAACATCTTGTAGTGCGTACCGAAAGCCGCAGCGCTCTTATTGGTGCAAGACCCTTTGAAGTCGCACCAGTATCACCTACAGCTCGCAGTATCCTAAATGAATTCGAGTTAGCAACACGGTTTCGGCAAGCGGGTGTAGAAATTTTGCGGGCGAAAGTTCCGACTGAAGGTGTTGCTTTGCGCGATCGCGCCCGTGATATTCTCAACCAAGAGCCTGAAGTCCAATTTGCCGGACGTGTTCTTGTCGATCCAATATCCCAACAGCCTATAATTTACACCGAAAACCTCTTCCTTAAATTCCATAGCGAAGAAGAGTTAACGGTCTGCCAAGAGGTCTTAAAACGTTACGACTTAACAATTAAACGCCAACTGGAATATACACCAAATGCTTACTTTGTCAGTGCATCTGCAAATACTGGTATAGCCATCTTTGACATCGCCGAAAGACTTTTGAATGAAGAATCAGTTGATCTGTGCCATCCTGAACTAGTGCGGGAGTTACGCCAACGTCAGGTTTTCTGGCAGCAGTGGCACTTAAAACAAACAACAATTAATGGTAAGGTAATTAACGCCCATGTCAACGTTGAGGCAGCTTGGAAGTTGAGCGATGGCACTGGGACGATTATTGCAATTATTGACGACGGTGTGGATCTCGATCATGAAGAGTTCCGTTCCTCTGGAAAAATTGTTGCTCCGCGTGATGTCACACGTAAAACTGACAATCCAAGACCCGGAAACGACAATAACCACGGGACAGGCTGTGCAGGAGTAGCTTGTGCAAACGGCAACTTTGGTGCATCTGGTGTAGCACCGGGTGCAAAGCTGATGCCGATTCGTTTAGCTTCGGCGCTGGGGTCGCAGGATGAAGCAGATGCTTTTGTTTGGGCGGCTCAAAATGGTGCTGATGTAATTTCTTGTAGCTGGGGGCCCGCAGATGGTGTTTGGTATGAGCCAAACGATCCCGTACACAAGCAGAAAGTACCTCTGCCTGATTCCACACGCCTTGCTATGGAGTTTGCTATTAATAAAGGACGCAACGGCAAGGGCTGTGTAATTTTCTTCGCGGCTGGCAATGGTAACGAAAGCGTGGATAATGATGGCTACGCCAGCTACCAAAAGGTGATTGCTGTGGCAGCTTGTAACGACTACGGCACGAGAAGCGCTTACAGTGACTTTGGTCAGGCGGTCTGGTGTACCTTCCCCAGCAACAATGGCGATAGTTCTCAAACCACTGGAATTTGGACAACCGATCGCTCTGGTGTAGTTGGGTATAATTCGGGTAATCGGAATCTGGGTGACGTTCCAGGTAACTACACAAACCAATTCGGCGGAACTTCCAGTGCTTGTCCAGGTGCGGCTGGTGTAGCAGCCCTAATTATTGCCAAAAACCCAAATCTGCGTTGGGACGAAGTGCGAGATATTATTAAACGCTCTTGCGATCGCATTGATCAAGCTGGAGGTAAATATGATCCTAATGGTCGTAGTCCCTTCTACGGTTACGGCCGCATGAATGCTCTGAAAGCTGTAGAATTGGCCAAGCCACCGGAAATATCACCCATCAGCAGATTTCAGGCAGTGCAAGATGTCCCAATTAACGACTTACAAAAATCAACATTGTCGTTGGCGATCGCTAGTACTAACCTGATAAAATCTATCAAAGTTAATGTAGACATCGAGCATACTTTTATTGGGGATCTTATAGTTACTCTGCTTCCCCCAGCGCAAACAGGCGTACTTCCTGTAATTCTGCACGATCGCCAGGGTGGAGCTACAGATAATATTAAAACTACTTATGACGAGATAAATACCCTTAAACTTGCTGCTTTTAAAGGTAAAAATCCCCAAGGAACCTGGACTTTGGAAGTTTCAGATAAAGCTGACGCAGATACAGGAAAGATTCGCAGTTTCACCATTGAAATTGGATTTTAG
- a CDS encoding ferritin-like protein, protein MTTVSDSLKLITTVDQLKYYLIQAMKIEHATIPPYMTALYSIKPGTNLEAFHIIRAVAVEEKPLK, encoded by the coding sequence ATGACTACAGTCTCCGATAGCTTAAAGTTGATTACAACGGTCGATCAATTAAAGTACTATCTCATACAGGCAATGAAGATAGAACATGCAACCATTCCCCCTTATATGACAGCGCTTTATTCCATTAAACCCGGAACAAATTTAGAAGCTTTCCATATTATCCGGGCGGTTGCTGTAGAAGAAAAACCTCTAAAATAA
- a CDS encoding pentapeptide repeat-containing protein produces the protein MSITSWFRRLSTIAIGIIVSLTIFTLPANAFVATDYQKLLLTNACVNCDLSKADLSGKDLYASALDGANLSEANLSGALLNDAKLKGANLKKANLSGAILMGVTLSDADLTEANLSQADLYNALLSKTKLLNADLTGADLTEAIISDADLSNAVGKNAKLRAAILSRAILSGADLSNTFMRNTKLSQAKLNGTKLSGADLSNSLMPDGTTYNGDVTKFGALQ, from the coding sequence ATGAGTATTACATCTTGGTTTCGTAGACTCTCTACTATTGCCATCGGGATTATCGTTAGCCTAACGATCTTTACTTTGCCCGCTAACGCTTTCGTTGCGACAGATTACCAAAAGTTGCTTTTGACAAACGCCTGTGTTAATTGCGATCTATCGAAAGCCGATTTATCAGGTAAAGATTTGTATGCCAGTGCACTTGATGGAGCAAATCTATCAGAAGCCAATCTCTCTGGCGCCCTACTCAATGACGCAAAACTCAAAGGAGCTAATTTAAAAAAAGCCAATTTATCGGGAGCCATACTCATGGGGGTAACCTTGTCAGATGCCGATCTAACGGAGGCTAATCTTTCTCAAGCAGATTTATATAATGCCCTTCTGAGTAAGACAAAGTTGTTAAATGCGGATTTAACGGGTGCAGATTTAACAGAAGCCATTATCTCTGATGCAGATTTGTCTAATGCTGTAGGGAAAAATGCCAAGTTAAGGGCAGCAATTCTCTCTCGAGCTATTCTATCGGGAGCAGATTTGTCCAATACCTTCATGAGAAATACAAAGTTATCACAAGCCAAGCTGAATGGAACTAAGCTATCTGGGGCAGATTTATCTAATTCTTTGATGCCTGACGGAACTACCTATAATGGAGACGTCACTAAGTTTGGTGCTTTGCAGTGA